One region of Streptomyces davaonensis JCM 4913 genomic DNA includes:
- the topA gene encoding type I DNA topoisomerase: protein MSPTSETAKGGRRLVIVESPAKAKTIKGYLGPGYVVEASVGHIRDLPNGAAEVPEKYTGEVRRLGVDVEHDFEPIYVVNADKRAQVKKLKDLLKESDELYLATDEDREGEAIAWHLQEVLKPKVPVKRMVFHEITKAAIQAAVANPRQLNQKLVDAQETRRILDRLYGYEVSPVLWKKVMPRLSAGRVQSVATRLVVERERDRIAFRSAEYWDLTGTFSTGRAGDPSDPSSLVARLQTVDGRRVAQGRDFDSLGQLKSANTLHLDEANARALAAALEQTRFAVRSVESKPYRRSPYAPFRTTTLQQEASRKLGFGAKATMQVAQKLYENGFITYMRTDSTTLSDTAVAAARAQVTQLYGADYLPSAPRTYAGKVKNAQEAHEAIRPSGDRFRTPAETGLTGDQFKLYELIWKRTVASQMKDATGNSVTVKIGGTAADGRDVEFSASGKTITFHGFLKAYVEGADDPNAELDDRERRLPQVSEGDALSAQEITVDGHATKPPARYTEASLVKELEEREIGRPSTYASIIGTILDRGYVFKKGTALVPSFLSFAVVNLLEKHFGRLVDYDFTAKMEDDLDRIARGEAQSVPWLKRFYFGEGEGAGIGGAAEAGNGDGDHLGGLKELVTDLGAIDAREVSSFPVGNDIVLRVGRYGPYIERGEKDSENHQRADIPTDLAPDELSVELAEELLAKPSGDFELGADPVSGNQIVAKDGRYGPYVTEILPEGTPKTGKNAVKPRTASLFKSMSLDTVTLDDALKLMSLPRVVGADAEGQEITAQNGRYGPYLKKGTDSRSLQTEDQLFTITLEEALEIYSQPKQRGRAAAKPPLKELGTDPVSEKPVVVKDGRFGPYVTDGETNATLRSGDSVEDITPERGFELLAEKRAKGPAKKTAKKAPAKKTAAKKAPAKKATAAKKTAAKKTTTAKKTTAKKATAAKPTAED from the coding sequence TTGTCCCCGACCAGCGAGACCGCGAAGGGCGGCCGCCGACTCGTCATCGTCGAGTCGCCTGCCAAGGCAAAGACGATCAAGGGCTATCTCGGCCCCGGATACGTTGTCGAGGCGAGCGTCGGGCACATTCGCGACCTCCCCAACGGTGCCGCGGAGGTGCCGGAGAAGTACACCGGTGAGGTCCGCCGCCTCGGTGTGGACGTCGAACATGACTTCGAGCCGATCTATGTGGTCAACGCTGACAAGCGGGCGCAGGTCAAGAAGCTCAAGGACCTGCTGAAGGAGTCGGACGAGCTCTATCTCGCCACCGATGAGGACCGCGAGGGCGAGGCCATCGCCTGGCACCTCCAGGAGGTGCTCAAGCCCAAGGTCCCGGTCAAGCGGATGGTCTTCCACGAGATCACCAAGGCCGCGATCCAGGCCGCCGTCGCCAACCCGCGTCAGCTCAACCAGAAGCTGGTCGACGCCCAGGAGACCCGCCGCATCCTCGACCGCCTCTATGGCTACGAGGTCTCGCCGGTGCTGTGGAAGAAGGTCATGCCGCGGCTGTCGGCGGGCCGGGTCCAGTCGGTCGCGACGCGGCTCGTGGTGGAGCGGGAACGCGACCGCATCGCGTTTCGTTCGGCTGAGTACTGGGACCTGACGGGCACCTTCTCGACCGGCCGCGCGGGGGATCCGTCGGACCCGTCGTCGCTGGTCGCCCGCCTCCAGACCGTCGACGGCAGGCGGGTCGCGCAGGGTCGCGACTTCGACTCCCTGGGACAGCTCAAGAGCGCGAACACCCTTCACCTCGACGAGGCGAACGCCCGCGCGCTGGCCGCCGCCCTGGAGCAGACGCGGTTCGCCGTCCGCTCGGTCGAGTCCAAGCCGTACCGCCGCTCGCCGTACGCCCCCTTCCGTACGACGACCCTCCAGCAGGAGGCCAGCCGCAAGCTCGGCTTCGGCGCGAAGGCGACCATGCAGGTCGCGCAGAAGCTGTACGAGAACGGCTTCATCACCTATATGCGTACGGACTCCACGACGCTCAGCGACACCGCTGTCGCCGCGGCCCGCGCGCAGGTCACCCAGCTGTACGGCGCCGACTACCTGCCGTCCGCCCCGCGCACCTACGCCGGGAAGGTCAAGAACGCGCAGGAGGCGCACGAGGCGATCCGCCCGTCGGGTGATCGTTTCCGCACGCCCGCCGAGACCGGTCTGACCGGCGACCAGTTCAAGCTCTACGAGCTGATCTGGAAGCGCACCGTCGCCTCCCAGATGAAGGACGCGACCGGCAACAGCGTGACCGTCAAGATCGGCGGCACCGCCGCCGACGGCCGGGACGTCGAGTTCAGCGCCTCCGGCAAGACGATCACCTTCCACGGCTTCCTGAAGGCCTACGTCGAGGGCGCCGACGACCCGAACGCCGAACTGGACGACCGCGAGCGCCGGCTGCCCCAGGTCAGCGAGGGCGACGCGCTCAGCGCCCAGGAGATCACGGTCGACGGGCACGCCACCAAGCCCCCGGCCCGCTACACCGAGGCCAGCCTGGTCAAGGAGCTCGAAGAGCGCGAGATCGGCCGCCCGTCGACGTACGCCTCGATCATCGGCACCATCCTCGACCGCGGCTATGTCTTCAAGAAGGGCACGGCCCTCGTGCCGTCCTTCCTGTCCTTCGCCGTGGTCAACCTCCTGGAGAAGCACTTCGGGCGGCTCGTCGACTACGACTTCACCGCCAAGATGGAGGACGACCTCGACCGCATCGCCCGCGGTGAGGCGCAGTCCGTGCCGTGGCTGAAGCGGTTCTACTTCGGCGAGGGTGAGGGCGCGGGCATCGGCGGCGCCGCCGAGGCCGGAAACGGCGACGGCGACCACCTCGGCGGCCTCAAGGAGCTGGTGACCGACCTGGGCGCGATCGACGCGCGCGAGGTGTCCTCGTTCCCGGTGGGCAACGACATCGTGCTGCGGGTCGGGCGCTACGGCCCGTACATCGAGCGCGGTGAGAAGGACTCCGAGAACCACCAGCGCGCGGACATCCCGACCGACCTGGCGCCCGACGAGCTCTCCGTGGAGCTGGCCGAGGAACTGCTCGCCAAGCCGAGCGGCGACTTCGAGCTGGGCGCCGACCCGGTGAGCGGCAACCAGATCGTCGCCAAGGACGGCCGCTACGGCCCGTACGTCACCGAGATCCTGCCCGAGGGCACCCCGAAGACCGGCAAGAACGCCGTGAAGCCGCGGACCGCCTCGCTGTTCAAGTCGATGTCGCTGGACACGGTGACGCTCGACGACGCCCTGAAGCTGATGTCGCTCCCGCGCGTGGTGGGCGCCGACGCCGAGGGCCAGGAGATCACCGCGCAGAACGGCCGCTACGGCCCGTATCTGAAGAAGGGCACGGACTCGCGGTCGCTCCAGACCGAGGATCAGCTCTTCACGATCACCCTCGAAGAGGCGCTGGAGATCTACTCCCAGCCCAAGCAGCGGGGCCGGGCCGCCGCCAAGCCGCCGCTGAAGGAGCTGGGCACCGACCCGGTCAGCGAGAAGCCGGTCGTGGTCAAGGACGGCCGCTTCGGTCCGTACGTCACCGACGGGGAGACCAACGCGACCCTGCGCTCCGGCGACAGCGTCGAGGACATCACCCCGGAGCGCGGCTTCGAGCTGCTCGCCGAGAAGCGCGCCAAGGGACCCGCCAAGAAGACGGCGAAGAAGGCCCCGGCGAAGAAGACCGCCGCCAAGAAGGCTCCGGCCAAGAAGGCGACCGCCGCGAAGAAGACAGCGGCGAAGAAGACGACGACGGCCAAGAAGACGACCGCGAAGAAGGCGACGGCGGCCAAGCCGACCGCGGAGGACTGA
- a CDS encoding DUF7059 domain-containing protein — protein sequence MGGVSTSRLPALPASDRLDVAARLRDALLGASFTADGLLELLGAPAYAALARSETVPALRATRGDRPLETLVRLFLLQQPVAHARVADVLPVDDCLETGWLVRAGDDEVAAAVDVRPYGGSGGEDWFIVSDLGCAVGGAGGIGSNDEGVVLGVGGASTTLAGITVRTPVSAALDLGTGSGIQALHAAQHATRVTATDLNPRALHITALTLALSGAPAADLREGSLFEPVREGETYDLIVSNPPFVISPGARLTYRDGGMGGDDLCRSLVQGAGELLNEGGFAQFLANWQHVAGEDWQDRLRSWVPRGCDAWIVQREVQDVTQYAELWLRDAGDHRGDPAEYQARYDAWLDEFEARKVKAVGFGWITLRRTGSAVPSVTVEEWPHPVEQPLGETVRAHFARLDYLRAHDDAALLEGHFRLAAEIVQEQVGLPGAEDPEHVVLRQNRGMRRATKVDTVGAGFAGVCDGSLSAGRILDAIAQLVGEDPVLLRDRTPAQIRVLVEQGFLDPA from the coding sequence ATGGGGGGCGTGAGTACCTCCAGGCTGCCCGCTCTGCCCGCCTCCGACCGCCTCGATGTCGCCGCCCGGCTGCGGGACGCCCTGCTCGGGGCCTCCTTCACCGCCGACGGGCTGCTCGAACTGCTCGGTGCGCCCGCGTATGCGGCGCTCGCCCGCAGCGAGACCGTGCCCGCGCTCCGGGCGACCCGCGGGGACAGACCGCTGGAGACCCTCGTACGCCTGTTCCTGTTGCAGCAGCCCGTCGCGCACGCGCGCGTGGCGGACGTGCTGCCCGTCGACGACTGCCTGGAGACCGGGTGGCTGGTGCGGGCCGGCGATGACGAGGTCGCCGCCGCCGTGGACGTACGGCCCTACGGCGGATCCGGCGGCGAGGACTGGTTCATCGTCTCCGACCTGGGCTGCGCGGTCGGCGGCGCCGGCGGCATCGGCAGCAACGACGAGGGTGTCGTGCTCGGCGTCGGCGGCGCCTCCACGACCCTTGCGGGCATCACCGTCCGTACGCCCGTCTCCGCCGCCCTCGATCTCGGCACCGGCTCCGGGATCCAGGCCCTGCACGCCGCGCAGCACGCCACGCGCGTGACGGCGACCGACCTCAACCCGCGTGCCCTGCACATCACCGCGCTGACGCTGGCGCTCTCCGGCGCCCCGGCCGCGGACCTGCGCGAGGGCTCGCTGTTCGAGCCGGTCCGGGAAGGGGAGACGTACGACCTGATCGTCTCCAACCCGCCCTTCGTGATCTCGCCGGGTGCCCGGCTGACCTACCGCGACGGCGGGATGGGCGGGGACGATCTGTGTCGCTCGCTCGTTCAGGGAGCGGGGGAGCTGCTCAACGAGGGCGGGTTCGCGCAGTTCCTCGCCAACTGGCAGCACGTGGCGGGGGAGGACTGGCAGGACAGGCTCAGGTCATGGGTGCCGCGCGGGTGCGACGCGTGGATCGTCCAGCGCGAGGTGCAGGACGTCACGCAGTACGCCGAGCTGTGGCTGCGGGACGCCGGGGACCACCGCGGCGACCCCGCCGAGTACCAGGCGCGCTACGACGCCTGGCTGGACGAGTTCGAGGCGCGCAAGGTCAAGGCCGTCGGCTTCGGCTGGATCACCCTGCGCAGGACCGGCTCCGCCGTGCCCTCGGTCACCGTGGAGGAGTGGCCGCACCCGGTCGAGCAGCCGCTCGGCGAGACGGTGCGCGCGCACTTCGCCCGCCTCGACTATCTGCGCGCGCACGATGACGCGGCCCTGCTCGAAGGGCACTTCCGGCTCGCCGCCGAGATCGTGCAGGAACAGGTCGGGCTGCCCGGCGCCGAGGACCCCGAGCACGTCGTGCTGCGCCAGAACCGCGGGATGCGCCGGGCCACCAAGGTGGACACCGTCGGCGCCGGGTTCGCCGGCGTCTGCGACGGTTCGCTCAGCGCGGGCCGGATCCTGGACGCCATCGCTCAATTGGTGGGCGAGGATCCGGTATTGCTCCGCGACCGCACCCCCGCGCAGATCCGGGTGCTGGTGGAACAGGGGTTCCTGGATCCGGCGTGA
- a CDS encoding small secreted protein, which produces MNKKLVAALSGGAVLVLALSGCSSDDGNDKLDAWAKQVCDAVQPQAKKIESANAAIQKETSDNATPEEVQKTDSKAFQDMSDAYKAIGTAVDKAGAPDVESGAKKQQDAVKELNGISASYADLKKQVDKLDTKDQAKFAEGLKDIATELNKLSTSGSNALKTLEEGEVGQAMAEQSSCKSASGTESAAAS; this is translated from the coding sequence GTGAACAAGAAGCTCGTGGCCGCACTGTCCGGCGGTGCGGTACTGGTACTGGCGCTGTCGGGATGCAGCAGCGACGACGGCAACGACAAGCTGGATGCCTGGGCCAAGCAGGTCTGCGACGCCGTACAGCCGCAGGCGAAGAAGATCGAGTCGGCGAACGCCGCGATCCAGAAGGAGACCTCCGACAACGCCACGCCGGAGGAGGTCCAGAAGACCGACTCGAAGGCCTTCCAGGACATGTCCGACGCCTACAAGGCGATCGGTACGGCCGTGGACAAGGCGGGGGCGCCGGACGTCGAGAGCGGTGCGAAGAAGCAGCAGGACGCGGTCAAGGAGCTGAACGGCATCTCCGCGTCGTACGCCGACCTGAAGAAGCAGGTCGACAAGCTCGACACCAAGGACCAGGCCAAGTTCGCCGAGGGCCTGAAGGACATCGCCACCGAGCTGAACAAGCTGAGCACCAGCGGCAGCAACGCGCTCAAGACGCTGGAGGAGGGCGAGGTCGGCCAGGCCATGGCCGAGCAGTCCAGCTGCAAGTCGGCCTCCGGTACGGAGTCGGCCGCGGCAAGCTGA
- a CDS encoding sodium-translocating pyrophosphatase codes for MAGLSTPHQLDHPTTFAAAVLTDGNRALVMVIGVVALAALVVAGVLVRQVLAAGEGTDSMKKIAAAVQEGANAYLARQLRTLGVFAVVVFFLLMLLPADDWNQRIGRSVFFLIGAAFSAATGYIGMWLAVRSNVRVAAAAREATPAEGEPEKDLTAVSHKAMKIAFRTGGVVGMFTVGLGLLGASCVVLVYAADAPKVLEGFGLGAALIAMFMRVGGGIFTKAADVGADLVGKVEQGIPEDDPRNAATIADNVGDNVGDCAGMAADLFESYAVTLVAALILGKAAFGDAGLAFPLLVPAIGVITAMIGIFAVAPRRSDRSGMSAINRGFFISAVISLVLVAIAVFVYLPSTYADLDGITDAAIQGKSGDPRILALIAVAIGILLAAVIQQLTGYFTETNRRPVKDIGKSSLTGPATVVLAGISIGLESAVYTALLIGLGVYGAFLLGGTSIMLALFAVALAGTGLLTTVGVIVAMDTFGPVSDNAQGIAEMSGDVEGAGAQVLTNLDAVGNTTKAITKGIAIATAVLAASALFGSYRDAITTGARDVGEKLSGDDAPLSLMMDISQPNNLVGLIAGAAVVFLFSGLAINAVSRSAGSVVYEVRRQFREKPGIMDYSETPEYGKVVDICTRDALRELATPGLLAVMAPIFIGFTLGVGALGSFLAGSIGAGTLMAVFLANSGGAWDNAKKLVEDGHHGGKGSEAHSATVIGDTVGDPFKDTAGPAINPLLKVMNLVALLIAPAVIDFSYGDDKNIGARVLIAVLAFLVIACAVYISKRRGIAMGDEGNAERTAKSPDPAVVS; via the coding sequence ATGGCGGGGCTTTCTACCCCTCATCAGTTGGATCACCCCACAACCTTCGCAGCCGCAGTTCTGACCGACGGCAACCGTGCCCTGGTGATGGTCATCGGTGTCGTCGCCCTGGCGGCACTGGTGGTCGCCGGCGTACTGGTACGCCAGGTGCTCGCGGCCGGCGAGGGCACCGACAGCATGAAGAAGATCGCGGCGGCGGTCCAGGAAGGCGCCAACGCCTATCTGGCCCGGCAGTTGCGCACGCTCGGCGTATTCGCCGTGGTCGTGTTCTTCCTGCTCATGCTGCTGCCCGCGGACGACTGGAATCAGCGCATCGGCCGATCGGTGTTCTTCTTGATCGGCGCCGCGTTCTCGGCGGCCACCGGCTATATCGGCATGTGGCTCGCCGTTCGCAGCAATGTGCGCGTCGCCGCCGCGGCCAGGGAAGCGACCCCGGCGGAGGGTGAGCCCGAAAAGGATCTCACCGCCGTCTCGCACAAAGCCATGAAGATCGCTTTCCGCACGGGCGGCGTCGTCGGCATGTTCACGGTGGGGCTCGGTCTGCTGGGCGCCTCCTGTGTGGTGCTGGTGTACGCGGCCGACGCGCCGAAGGTGCTGGAGGGCTTCGGCCTCGGTGCCGCCCTCATCGCCATGTTCATGAGGGTCGGCGGCGGCATCTTCACCAAGGCCGCCGACGTCGGCGCCGACCTGGTCGGCAAGGTCGAGCAAGGCATTCCGGAGGACGACCCGCGCAATGCCGCGACCATCGCCGACAACGTGGGCGACAACGTCGGCGACTGCGCGGGCATGGCGGCCGACCTCTTCGAGTCGTACGCGGTGACGCTGGTCGCCGCGCTCATCCTCGGCAAGGCGGCCTTCGGCGACGCCGGACTCGCCTTCCCGCTGCTGGTGCCCGCGATCGGCGTGATCACGGCCATGATCGGCATCTTCGCCGTGGCCCCGCGCCGCAGCGACCGCAGCGGAATGTCGGCGATCAACCGCGGCTTCTTCATCTCCGCGGTGATCTCGCTGGTCCTGGTGGCCATCGCGGTCTTCGTCTACCTGCCGTCGACCTACGCCGACCTCGACGGGATCACCGACGCCGCGATCCAGGGCAAGAGCGGCGACCCGCGGATCCTGGCGCTCATCGCCGTGGCGATCGGCATTCTGCTGGCCGCGGTGATCCAGCAGCTGACCGGCTATTTCACCGAGACCAACCGGCGCCCGGTCAAGGACATCGGCAAGTCCTCGCTCACCGGACCCGCCACGGTCGTCCTCGCCGGTATCTCCATCGGCCTGGAATCGGCTGTCTACACCGCCCTGTTGATCGGCCTCGGCGTCTACGGAGCCTTCCTGCTCGGCGGTACGTCGATCATGCTGGCGCTGTTCGCGGTGGCGCTGGCCGGCACCGGCCTGCTCACCACGGTCGGTGTGATCGTCGCGATGGACACGTTCGGGCCGGTCTCCGACAACGCCCAGGGCATCGCCGAGATGTCCGGCGACGTCGAGGGCGCGGGCGCCCAGGTGCTCACCAACCTGGACGCGGTCGGCAACACCACCAAGGCCATCACCAAGGGCATCGCCATCGCCACGGCCGTCCTCGCGGCCTCGGCGCTCTTCGGCTCGTACCGCGACGCCATCACCACCGGCGCGCGGGACGTGGGCGAGAAGCTGTCGGGCGACGACGCCCCGCTGAGCCTGATGATGGACATCTCGCAGCCCAACAACCTCGTCGGCCTGATCGCCGGCGCGGCGGTCGTCTTCCTCTTCTCCGGACTCGCCATCAACGCCGTGTCGCGGTCGGCCGGTTCGGTGGTCTACGAGGTGCGGCGGCAGTTCCGCGAGAAGCCCGGGATCATGGACTACAGCGAGACGCCGGAGTACGGCAAGGTCGTCGACATCTGTACGAGGGACGCGCTCAGGGAACTGGCGACCCCCGGTCTGCTCGCGGTGATGGCGCCGATCTTCATCGGGTTCACGCTCGGCGTGGGCGCCCTCGGCTCCTTCCTGGCCGGCTCGATCGGCGCGGGCACGCTGATGGCGGTGTTCCTCGCCAACTCCGGTGGCGCCTGGGACAACGCCAAGAAACTCGTCGAGGACGGCCACCACGGCGGCAAGGGCAGCGAGGCCCACTCCGCCACGGTGATCGGCGACACCGTCGGCGACCCCTTCAAGGACACCGCCGGTCCCGCGATCAACCCGCTGCTGAAGGTCATGAACCTGGTGGCACTGCTGATCGCGCCCGCGGTGATCGATTTCTCGTACGGCGACGACAAGAACATCGGTGCCCGCGTGCTGATCGCGGTGCTGGCGTTCCTGGTGATCGCCTGCGCCGTGTACATCTCCAAGCGGCGCGGGATCGCGATGGGTGACGAGGGCAACGCCGAGCGGACGGCCAAGTCGCCCGATCCGGCGGTGGTTTCGTAG
- a CDS encoding ATP-binding protein produces the protein MATVELRFSALPEHVRTARLVAAAVARRAGVDEAVLDEVRLAVGEACTRAVGLHQLGGVTAPVRVALHEEEKQFSIEVGDEAPRSAPGDRAPGAAGEDADAEAEEDEMGLAVISGLVDDVEVTAGEHGGLIRMTWPTTPAEAELP, from the coding sequence ATGGCCACCGTTGAACTCCGCTTCAGCGCGCTGCCGGAGCACGTCAGGACCGCACGACTGGTCGCGGCGGCGGTGGCACGCAGGGCCGGAGTGGACGAGGCCGTCCTGGACGAGGTGCGCCTCGCTGTCGGCGAGGCGTGCACCCGTGCCGTCGGACTGCATCAGCTGGGCGGGGTCACGGCACCGGTGCGGGTGGCGCTGCACGAGGAGGAGAAGCAGTTCTCCATCGAGGTCGGCGACGAGGCGCCGCGCTCCGCTCCGGGTGACCGGGCGCCGGGCGCCGCGGGCGAGGACGCCGACGCGGAGGCCGAGGAGGACGAGATGGGCCTCGCGGTCATCAGCGGCCTCGTCGACGACGTAGAGGTCACCGCAGGCGAGCACGGCGGCCTGATCCGGATGACCTGGCCGACGACTCCGGCCGAGGCCGAGCTTCCCTGA
- the bldG gene encoding anti-sigma factor antagonist BldG — MDLSLSTRTVGDRTVVEVGGEIDVYTAPKLREQLVELVNDGSFHLVVDMEGVDFLDSTGLGVLVGGLKRVRAHEGSLRLVCNQERILKIFRITGLTKVFPIHTSVEEAVAATD; from the coding sequence GTGGACCTGTCCCTGTCGACCCGTACCGTCGGCGATCGTACGGTCGTCGAGGTCGGTGGCGAAATCGACGTATATACCGCGCCCAAGCTGCGCGAGCAGCTGGTCGAGCTGGTGAACGACGGGAGTTTCCATCTCGTCGTCGACATGGAGGGTGTCGACTTCCTCGACTCCACCGGGCTCGGCGTGCTGGTCGGCGGCCTGAAGCGAGTGCGCGCCCATGAGGGCTCGCTGCGCCTGGTCTGCAACCAGGAGCGCATTCTGAAGATCTTCCGCATCACCGGCCTCACCAAGGTGTTCCCGATCCACACCTCGGTCGAGGAAGCGGTGGCGGCCACCGACTGA
- a CDS encoding DEAD/DEAH box helicase: MAFNHLPAGVHDALVPLSVTPVTHSVPMAKNHRSDRSLTGPVSRVDPGTVLGRLASGPNRASRITHTEHVPPREGRHAVWPDRIRSEVVAAVQNAGVEHPWAHQALAAEHALDGESVVVATGTASGKSLAYLMPVLSALLDGSEAPNGRGATALYLAPTKALAADQCRSVKELSQPLGHSVRSAVYDGDTPFEEREWIRQYANYVLTNPDMLHRGILPSHPRWSSFLKALKYVVIDECHTYRGVFGSHVAQVLRRLRRLCARYGASPVFLLASATAAEPSVAARRLTGLPVVEVADDASPRGELVFALWEPPLTELHGEKGAPVRRTATAETADLLTDLAVQGVRSVAFVRSRRGAELISVIAQERLAEVDRSLARRVAAYRGGYLPEERRALEQALHSGELLGLAATTALELGIDVSGLDAVVISGYPGTRASLWQQAGRAGRSGQGALAVLVARDDPLDTFLVHHPEALFDQPVESTVLDPNNPYVLAPHLCAAAEELPLTDEDLPLFGPACEELLPQLEAAKLLRRRTKAWHWTRRERAADLTDIRGGGGRPVQVVESGTGRLLGTVDAGAAHTTVHEGAVHLHQGRTYLVRSLDLEDSVALVEGASPSYSTVARDTTSISVLETDVEVPWGDGRLCYGSVEVTNQVVSFLRRRLITGEVLGETKLDLPPRTLRTRAVWWTVTEDQLDAARISPEILGGALHAAEHASIGLLPLFATCDRWDIGGVSVPLHPDTLLPTVFVYDGHPGGAGFAERAFHTARAWLTATRQAIASCECDAGCPSCIQSPKCGNGNDPLHKRGAVRLLTELLRGAPEKGAEGEPEGRPEVPPVP; this comes from the coding sequence ATGGCATTCAATCACTTACCGGCAGGCGTGCACGACGCCTTGGTCCCATTGTCCGTCACGCCAGTGACACACTCGGTGCCGATGGCCAAGAATCACCGATCCGATCGATCCCTGACGGGCCCCGTTTCCCGGGTGGACCCGGGCACGGTGCTGGGCCGGCTCGCCTCCGGGCCGAACCGGGCTTCGCGCATCACTCATACGGAGCATGTGCCCCCGCGTGAGGGCCGTCATGCCGTCTGGCCTGACCGGATCCGATCGGAAGTCGTCGCGGCCGTGCAGAACGCCGGCGTCGAGCACCCCTGGGCCCACCAGGCACTGGCCGCCGAGCACGCCCTGGACGGCGAGTCGGTGGTCGTCGCCACCGGCACCGCCTCGGGCAAGTCGCTGGCCTATCTGATGCCCGTGCTGTCCGCCCTGCTGGACGGTTCCGAGGCCCCGAACGGCCGCGGCGCCACCGCGCTCTACCTGGCCCCGACCAAGGCGCTCGCGGCAGATCAGTGCCGATCGGTGAAGGAACTTTCACAACCGCTGGGTCATTCTGTCCGGTCGGCCGTGTACGACGGCGACACGCCGTTCGAGGAACGCGAGTGGATCCGCCAGTACGCCAACTACGTCCTCACCAACCCGGACATGCTGCACCGCGGCATCCTGCCCTCCCACCCCCGCTGGTCCTCCTTCCTGAAGGCGCTGAAATACGTCGTCATCGACGAGTGCCACACCTACCGCGGCGTCTTCGGCTCGCACGTCGCCCAGGTGCTGCGCCGACTGCGCCGACTGTGCGCCCGCTACGGCGCCTCCCCCGTCTTCCTGCTGGCCTCCGCGACCGCGGCGGAGCCCTCGGTGGCCGCCCGGCGCCTGACCGGCCTGCCGGTCGTCGAGGTGGCCGACGACGCCTCACCCCGCGGTGAACTGGTGTTCGCCCTCTGGGAGCCCCCGCTCACCGAGCTGCACGGCGAGAAGGGCGCCCCCGTCCGCCGTACCGCCACCGCCGAGACGGCCGATCTGCTGACCGACCTCGCCGTGCAGGGCGTGCGCTCGGTCGCCTTCGTCCGCTCACGGCGCGGCGCGGAGCTGATCTCGGTGATCGCCCAGGAGCGGCTCGCCGAGGTCGACCGCTCGCTCGCCCGGCGCGTGGCCGCCTATCGCGGCGGCTACCTCCCCGAGGAGCGCCGCGCCCTCGAACAGGCCCTGCACTCCGGCGAACTCCTCGGCCTCGCCGCCACCACCGCCCTCGAACTCGGCATCGACGTCTCGGGGTTGGATGCCGTGGTGATCTCCGGCTACCCGGGCACACGCGCGTCCCTGTGGCAGCAGGCGGGCCGCGCCGGACGCTCCGGGCAGGGCGCACTCGCCGTCCTGGTCGCCCGCGACGACCCCCTGGACACCTTCCTCGTCCACCACCCCGAGGCGCTGTTCGACCAGCCCGTGGAATCCACGGTCCTCGACCCGAACAACCCCTACGTCCTCGCCCCGCACCTGTGCGCGGCGGCGGAGGAACTACCCCTGACCGACGAGGACTTGCCGCTCTTCGGCCCCGCCTGCGAGGAACTCCTCCCCCAGCTGGAGGCCGCGAAGCTGCTGCGCCGCCGCACCAAGGCCTGGCACTGGACGCGCCGGGAACGGGCCGCCGACCTCACCGACATCCGCGGCGGGGGCGGACGACCGGTCCAGGTCGTGGAGTCCGGTACGGGCCGCCTGCTCGGCACGGTCGACGCGGGCGCCGCCCACACCACCGTGCACGAAGGCGCGGTCCACCTCCACCAGGGCCGCACCTATCTGGTGCGCTCCCTGGACCTGGAGGACTCGGTGGCCCTGGTCGAGGGGGCCTCGCCGTCGTATTCGACGGTGGCCCGGGACACCACCTCGATCTCCGTCCTGGAGACGGACGTCGAGGTTCCGTGGGGCGACGGACGCCTGTGCTACGGCTCCGTCGAGGTCACCAACCAAGTGGTCTCCTTCCTGCGCCGCCGGCTGATCACCGGTGAAGTACTGGGCGAGACGAAACTCGACCTCCCTCCTCGTACGCTGCGCACCCGCGCCGTGTGGTGGACGGTCACCGAGGACCAACTCGACGCGGCACGGATCTCCCCGGAGATCCTCGGCGGCGCCCTGCACGCCGCCGAGCACGCCTCGATCGGCCTGCTGCCCCTCTTCGCCACCTGCGACCGCTGGGACATCGGCGGCGTCTCGGTCCCCCTCCACCCCGACACCCTCCTCCCCACGGTCTTCGTCTACGACGGCCATCCCGGCGGCGCGGGCTTCGCGGAGCGCGCCTTCCACACCGCCCGCGCCTGGCTCACCGCCACCCGCCAGGCCATCGCCTCCTGCGAATGCGACGCCGGCTGCCCGTCCTGCATCCAGTCCCCCAAGTGCGGCAACGGCAACGACCCGTTGCACAAGAGGGGCGCGGTACGGCTGCTCACGGAGCTGTTGCGGGGGGCGCCGGAGAAGGGAGCGGAGGGGGAGCCGGAAGGCCGGCCGGAGGTCCCGCCCGTGCCCTGA